One stretch of Mangifera indica cultivar Alphonso chromosome 9, CATAS_Mindica_2.1, whole genome shotgun sequence DNA includes these proteins:
- the LOC123225260 gene encoding uncharacterized protein At3g28850-like, which translates to MGCASSKQNKRCRHCQRPCTPVPRSYSMHVHHPPQGDGDGYHVVALTSSTLGSLKLDFDKNNHNVEINGDDHLDVGGCGGGVDDDDKSKSTKDITMGLVEAKVWSSKMEERIPKLVPKTPVRTPPGEPETINTWELMEGLEDFSPLMRSPNHIRSFSFDVVKNLNSNAVVPFDDLPLPKSKLISEFDPEVIQTFKKSFQALSPGNPFHVGQQLEKLENENENECEIGKQEPAVAGNQLLLDSSEGKKTGNGVVSDQNFERQKVVVYFTSLRGVRKTYEDCCHVRVVLKSLGIRVDERDVSMHSGFKEELKGLLGNGVTGVSLPRVFLGKQYIGGAEEIRRLHEEGQLEKMLVECEKVDELGGVNGVTCEACGDIRFVPCETCSGSCKIYYEKEEEEEEEEYQEQREGEENEFGFQRCPDCNENGLTRCPICCY; encoded by the coding sequence ATGGGTTGTGCGAGTTCCAAGCAAAACAAGCGGTGCCGGCACTGCCAGAGACCGTGCACGCCGGTGCCAAGAAGCTATTCAATGCATGTGCATCATCCGCCACAAGGCGACGGTGATGGCTACCATGTGGTGGCGCTCACATCCTCCACTTTGGGCTCGTTGAAGCTGGATTTCGACAAGAACAATCATAATGTTGAAATCAACGGTGATGATCATCTTGATgttggtggttgtggtgggggtgttgatgatgatgataagagCAAAAGCACCAAGGATATTACAATGGGGTTGGTTGAGGCAAAAGTTTGGTCAAGCAAGATGGAAGAGAGGATCCCAAAATTAGTGCCCAAAACTCCTGTCAGGACTCCTCCTGGAGAGCCTGAGACTATCAACACTTGGGAATTGATGGAGGGGCTTGAAGATTTTAGTCCATTAATGAGATCACCTAATCACATTCGGAGTTTTTCTTTTGATGTTGTCAAGAATTTGAATTCCAATGCTGTGGTACCTTTTGATGACCTTCCTCTTCCAAAGTCCAAATTGATTTCAGAATTTGATCCTGAAGTTATTCAAACCTTCAAGAAATCTTTCCAGGCTCTATCTCCAGGGAACCCTTTTCATGTCGGGCAGCAATTGGAGAAATTggagaatgaaaatgaaaatgaatgtgAAATTGGAAAGCAGGAACCTGCAGTGGCTGGCAATCAGTTGTTATTAGATTCCTCAGAAGGCAAGAAAACAGGAAATGGGGTAGTTTcagatcaaaattttgaaagacaAAAAGTTGTGGTGTACTTTACAAGCCTAAGAGGAGTTCGGAAGACATATGAGGATTGTTGCCATGTGAGAGTTGTATTAAAAAGCCTAGGCATTCGCGTCGATGAGAGAGATGTTTCGATGCATTCAGGCTTCAAGGAGGAACTTAAAGGGCTCTTAGGAAATGGGGTTACAGGGGTGAGCTTGCCAAGAGTATTTCTGGGGAAACAGTACATTGGAGGAGCTGAAGAGATCAGGAGATTGCACGAAGAAGGGCAGCTGGAGAAGATGCTTGTAGAGTGTGAAAAAGTGGATGAACTTGGTGGAGTTAATGGAGTAACTTGTGAAGCATGTGGAGATATAAGATTTGTGCCTTGTGAAACATGTTCAGGAAGTTGTAAAATATACtatgaaaaggaagaagaagaagaagaagaagaatatcaAGAACAAAGGGAAggtgaagaaaatgaatttgggtTCCAACGTTGTCCTGATTGTAATGAAAATGGACTGACAAGGTGTCCCATTTGCTGCTATTAG